A region of the Clostridium sp. AN503 genome:
ACCGTATTGTAGCCTTCCGGAAGCTGCATGATAAAGGAATGGATGTGCGCTGCCTTTGCCGCAGCCGTCACCTCCTCCAGGGTCGCATCCTCCCGCCCGTAGGCAAGGTTCTCCAGAATCGTGCCATGGAACAGCCAGGTATCCTGCAGCACCATGGCGTAGGATTTTCTCAGGCTTTTTCTCGTGACACCGCGGACATCCCTGCCATCCACCCGGATCTCACCCGCATCTGCGTCGTAAAAACGCATCAGCAGATTGATCAGCGTGGTCTTCCCGGCTCCGGTCGGCCCCACCACCGCAACCATCTGTCCCGGTTCCGTGTGCAGGGACAGATCGTAAAGGATGGTATGGCCCGGTTCATAACCAAAGTCCACATGGGAAAGCTCCACCTCGCCGCGGACCAGAGCCGTTCTGCTTTGCCTCTGCGGTACCGGAGACGACCTTAGACGCAATAGATCTGTCGGCCGGTGTGGACGCTACTGCGCTTCCCAGT
Encoded here:
- a CDS encoding ATP-binding cassette domain-containing protein, whose amino-acid sequence is MDFGYEPGHTILYDLSLHTEPGQMVAVVGPTGAGKTTLINLLMRFYDADAGEIRVDGRDVRGVTRKSLRKSYAMVLQDTWLFHGTILENLAYGREDATLEEVTAAAKAAHIHSFIMQLPEGYNTVLKEDGTNISKGQKQLLTIARAMLQECRMLILDEATSNVDTRTEIRIQEAMRRLMEGKTCFVIAHRLSTIRGADLILVVNHGEVVEQGAHESLMEAGGFYYQMYQAQFQ